The Papaver somniferum cultivar HN1 chromosome 3, ASM357369v1, whole genome shotgun sequence genome includes a region encoding these proteins:
- the LOC113361356 gene encoding uncharacterized protein LOC113361356, translating into MPRVNCSCPEPCLSPISQCSASQNANDLFQCPFRGFEGCKNGVGGRGFVRGYIVKHLTDKHLSNDEGKERCRDRIQNNGAVYALWEDVLQRLKMWLCTQCMHLHAWRKCCKVHGSVIVPAPFTGGDVEFLIHGIPKPAEEEA; encoded by the exons ATGCCTAGGGTTAATTGTTCTTGTCCAGAGCCATGTTTGAGTCCCATCTCTCAATGTTCTGCTTCACAGAATGCTAACGATTTGTTCCAGTGCCCTTTCAGAGGATTTGAGGGTTGCAAGAATGGTGTTGGTGGTAGGGGTTTTGTTAGAGGCTATATTGTCAAACACCTCACTGATAAGCATTTGTCTAATGATGAAGGTAAAGAAAGATGCAGGGATAGGATTCAAAACAATGGTGCGGTATATGCGTTATGGGAAGATGTACTTCAGCGGCTTAAGATGTGGTTATGCACGCAGTGTATGCATTTGCATGCTTGGAGGAAATGCTGCAAAGTACATGGAAGTGTTATAGTACCTGCACCCTTCACTGGTGGCGATGTCGAATTCCTCATTCATGGTATCCCAAAACCAGCTGAAGAG GAAGCATAA